One stretch of Oryzias latipes chromosome 7, ASM223467v1 DNA includes these proteins:
- the LOC101163816 gene encoding enolase-phosphatase E1 isoform X3, which yields MENLADFFTDAFSETSVPSFRDEDLDFESLSFDDQRWREETEDTTTGKALLQEAAAESGALLDEAIEDVSFMAGRVDEEKDGDEPPEVNLKGDTPERDCTSSDGDSDQEGSVSGEAEEVGSGTAEEPGELLMEACCSEKHLSADKEDKIFTEGRPLDLQHNEVEGDEDVGYFGGIPERGSEMTMMITMKEDEQEREADSSESEKVKEKHEESAPSEDERTSLTFPDISLQYLQDLIAEVDSEEECVEKIAEFSGEEHQEAASGGDDGDETEESGSSTPSDDDQKLTRTTEEPAETMSLHDPINTELTGNIQLYGEGIAVLSRWGASDDHHFTNNRDEITNLGLLKTDSMPFETLSSTEELDKKVIPPSYANHTPDDDLNTMSTSQNEERKEANPSNQGSIDDDFLFENEQSSTWSDEQGELGDDEDEKDRWEQEHERIEAFYRFYNDSEEDDAVEERQTKVQFCSNPLSQVIHYDNESSDRDSDTSSSNRDEDFDSAGGSEELIETEDTLQIEPASDPPTNQQQERAADVSNTPTCTEHHESPQFLKLLLKMIVVMVMGLLMFYLTTDRADWFSQFFFL from the exons ATGGAAAATTTAGCAGATTTCTTCACAGATGCATTTTCAG AGACTTCTGTCCCATCGTTCCGCGATGAAGATCTGGACTTTGAGAGCCTAAGTTTTGATGATCAAAGATGGAGAGAAGAGACAGAAGACACGACGACAGGCAAAGCTTTGCTCCAGGAAGCAGCTGCTGAGAGCGGAGCTTTGTTAGACGAAGCGATAGAAGATGTTTCTTTTATGGCAGGAAGAGTTGACGAAGAGAAGGATGGCGATGAACCTCCTGAGGTGAATTTGAAAGGTGACACACCAGAGAGAGATTGCACAAGCTCGGATGGAGATTCGGACCAGGAAGGTTCCGtctctggagaagctgaagagGTTGGATCGGGGACAGCAGAGGAACCAGGGGAGTTGCTGATGGAAGCTTGCTGCAGTGAAAAGCACCTCAGCGCCGATAAAGAGGACAAGATCTTTACTGAGGGACGACCTTTAGACCTTCAACACAATGAGGTTGAAGGGGATGAGGATGTGGGCTATTTTGGTGGCATCCCTGAACGAGGCAGTGAGATGACGATGATGATAACGATGAAGGAGGATGAGCAAGAAAGAGAAGCGGACTCATCTGAGTCTGAGAaggtgaaagaaaaacatgaggAAAGCGCTCCGTCAGAGGATGAGAGAACAAGTTTGACGTTTCCAGACATATCGCTGCAATACCTGCAAGATCTCATTGCTGAAGTTGATAGTGAAGAAGAGTGCGTGGAGAAAATAGCTGAATTTTCTGGGGAGGAGCACCAGGAGGCAG CAAGTGGAGGTGATGATGGAGATGAGACTGAGGAAAGTGGTTCTTCCACACCCAGCGATGATGATCAGAAACTGACCAGAACCACAGAGGAGCCAGCAGAGACCATGAGCTTGCATGATCCCATAAACACCGAGCTCACAGGGAACATTCAGCTTTATGGGGAAGGAATTGCCGTGTTGTCCAGGTGGGGAGCCTCTGATGACCATCATTTCACAAATAACAGAGATGAAATCACAAATTTAGGCCTTTTGAAAACTGACAGCATGCCCTTTGAAACACTGTCGAGCACAGAAGAACTAGATAAGAAAGTAATACCACCGTCATATGCAAACCACACTCCAGATGACGACCTAAACACAATGTCCACGTCACAAAACGAGGAAAGAAAAGAGGCAAATCCTTCCAATCAGGGATCAATTGATGATgactttttgtttgaaaatgaacaaagtaGCACCTGGAGCGATGAGCAGGGGGAACTAGGAGACGATGAGGATGAAAAAGACAGGTGGGAACAGGAACATGAGAGAATTGAGGCTTTCTACAGGTTTTATAATGACAGCGAAGAGGACGACGCGGTAGAAG AGAGACAAAcaaaagttcagttttgttcAAACCCCTTATCCCAAGTCATCCACTATGACAATGAAAG TAGTGACAGAGATTCAGACACCAGCTCTTCAAACAGAGATGAGGATTTTGACTCTGCAGGAGGATCAGAG gaACTGATAGAAACAGAAGACACGCTTCAAATAGAACCTGCATCTGATCCCCCGACCAATCAGCAGCAAGAAAGAGCAGCAGATGTTAGCAACACGCCCACCTGCACAGAACACCATGAG AGTCCCCAGTTCCTGAAGCTGCTTTTGAAGATGATTGTGGTAATGGTGATGGGCCTGCTGATGTTCTATCTGACCACAGACCGGGCGGACTGGTTCAGtcagtttttcttcctttag
- the LOC101156652 gene encoding deoxyribonuclease gamma: MRAGELLILVGLCVLFCVASSLKICAFNVQSFGESKANNQKVMSILLKILSRCDLCLIQEVRDSKGAVIQALVKELNRFDKSNTYSYLESERLGKKSYKEQYVYIYRSNVLKVKDHYQYPGLEGKDPNKTDVFSRGPFIIRFHSPTTLVKDFVLIGHHTSPKTAMKEIDELHTVVKGVHQKWKTDNVIILGDLNAGCTYVTMKGWRSVRLKSDPKYHWLIGDDQDTTVREKQHCAYDRIIVYGREILTSIVPDSAQPFNFKKKFHLSEAEALQVSDHFPVEVDLKPNHRYLLRHEL, translated from the exons ATGAGGGCTGGAGAGTTGCTGATCCTTGTTGGGCTGTGCGTTTTGTTCTGCGTTGCATCTTCATTGAAAATCTGTGCCTTCAATGTCCAGAGTTTTGGAGAATCTAAAGCAAACAACCAGAAAGTTATGAGTATTCTACTCAAG ATTCTCTCTCGGTGTGATTTGTGTCTTATTCAGGAGGTCAGAGACTCTAAAGGAGCAGTAATCCAAGCTTTAGTGAAGGAACTTAACag ATTTGACAAATCCAACACCTATTCCTATCTAGAAAGTGAAaggctggggaaaaaaagctacaaaGAGCAGTATGTCTACATTTACAG GAGCAATGTCTTGAAAGTGAAGGACCATTATCAGTATCCTGGACTGGAAGGAAAAGACCCAAATAAGACAGATGTTTTCTCCAGAGGGCCTTTCATCATCCGCTTTCACTCTCCCACCACAC TGGTTAAGGATTTTGTCCTGATTGGACACCACACAAGTCCTAAAACTGCCATGAAGGAGATTGATGAACTACACACTGTTGTCAAGGGGGTTCACCAAAAGTGGAAGACGGAT AATGTGATCATCTTGGGGGACCTGAATGCTGGCTGCACCTACGTCACCATGAAGGGATGGAGGTCCGTCCGCTTGAAGAGTGACCCCAAATATCACTGGTTAATCGGAGACGATCAGGACACCACAGTGAGGGAGAAGCAGCACTGCGCTTATGACAG GATCATCGTGTACGGTCGTGAGATTCTGACCAGCATTGTACCAGATTCAGCTCAACCattcaactttaaaaagaaatttcatCTCTCAGAGGCAGAG GCTCTTCAGGTGAGTGACCATTTTCCTGTGGAAGTTGACCTGAAGCCCAATCATCGCTACCTGCTCCGCCATGAACTCTAG
- the LOC101163816 gene encoding glutamic acid-rich protein isoform X1 yields MENLADFFTDAFSETSVPSFRDEDLDFESLSFDDQRWREETEDTTTGKALLQEAAAESGALLDEAIEDVSFMAGRVDEEKDGDEPPEVNLKGDTPERDCTSSDGDSDQEGSVSGEAEEVGSGTAEEPGELLMEACCSEKHLSADKEDKIFTEGRPLDLQHNEVEGDEDVGYFGGIPERGSEMTMMITMKEDEQEREADSSESEKVKEKHEESAPSEDERTSLTFPDISLQYLQDLIAEVDSEEECVEKIAEFSGEEHQEAGESFADYPSDFSSCEYAEGGRNDPEQKMNNEPFVGQNTNVEEVKTRAEDFDDEKEDEILYSIDLKIYENMMLSPDEGQPQLFLAASGGDDGDETEESGSSTPSDDDQKLTRTTEEPAETMSLHDPINTELTGNIQLYGEGIAVLSRWGASDDHHFTNNRDEITNLGLLKTDSMPFETLSSTEELDKKVIPPSYANHTPDDDLNTMSTSQNEERKEANPSNQGSIDDDFLFENEQSSTWSDEQGELGDDEDEKDRWEQEHERIEAFYRFYNDSEEDDAVEERQTKVQFCSNPLSQVIHYDNESSDRDSDTSSSNRDEDFDSAGGSEELIETEDTLQIEPASDPPTNQQQERAADVSNTPTCTEHHESPQFLKLLLKMIVVMVMGLLMFYLTTDRADWFSQFFFL; encoded by the exons ATGGAAAATTTAGCAGATTTCTTCACAGATGCATTTTCAG AGACTTCTGTCCCATCGTTCCGCGATGAAGATCTGGACTTTGAGAGCCTAAGTTTTGATGATCAAAGATGGAGAGAAGAGACAGAAGACACGACGACAGGCAAAGCTTTGCTCCAGGAAGCAGCTGCTGAGAGCGGAGCTTTGTTAGACGAAGCGATAGAAGATGTTTCTTTTATGGCAGGAAGAGTTGACGAAGAGAAGGATGGCGATGAACCTCCTGAGGTGAATTTGAAAGGTGACACACCAGAGAGAGATTGCACAAGCTCGGATGGAGATTCGGACCAGGAAGGTTCCGtctctggagaagctgaagagGTTGGATCGGGGACAGCAGAGGAACCAGGGGAGTTGCTGATGGAAGCTTGCTGCAGTGAAAAGCACCTCAGCGCCGATAAAGAGGACAAGATCTTTACTGAGGGACGACCTTTAGACCTTCAACACAATGAGGTTGAAGGGGATGAGGATGTGGGCTATTTTGGTGGCATCCCTGAACGAGGCAGTGAGATGACGATGATGATAACGATGAAGGAGGATGAGCAAGAAAGAGAAGCGGACTCATCTGAGTCTGAGAaggtgaaagaaaaacatgaggAAAGCGCTCCGTCAGAGGATGAGAGAACAAGTTTGACGTTTCCAGACATATCGCTGCAATACCTGCAAGATCTCATTGCTGAAGTTGATAGTGAAGAAGAGTGCGTGGAGAAAATAGCTGAATTTTCTGGGGAGGAGCACCAGGAGGCAGGTGAGAGCTTTGCAGATTATCCCTCTGACTTTTCTTCCTGTGAATACGCAGAAGGAGGAAGAAATGACCCAGAGCAGAAGATGAACAATGAACCTTTTGTAGGGCAGAATACGAATGTTGAGGAAGTTAAGACCAGAGCTGAAGACTTTGATGATGAGAAGGAAGATGAAATTCTGTACAGCATAGATTTAAAGATATATGAAAATATGATGTTGAGCCCAGATGAGGGACAACCTCAGCTTTTTTTGGCAGCAAGTGGAGGTGATGATGGAGATGAGACTGAGGAAAGTGGTTCTTCCACACCCAGCGATGATGATCAGAAACTGACCAGAACCACAGAGGAGCCAGCAGAGACCATGAGCTTGCATGATCCCATAAACACCGAGCTCACAGGGAACATTCAGCTTTATGGGGAAGGAATTGCCGTGTTGTCCAGGTGGGGAGCCTCTGATGACCATCATTTCACAAATAACAGAGATGAAATCACAAATTTAGGCCTTTTGAAAACTGACAGCATGCCCTTTGAAACACTGTCGAGCACAGAAGAACTAGATAAGAAAGTAATACCACCGTCATATGCAAACCACACTCCAGATGACGACCTAAACACAATGTCCACGTCACAAAACGAGGAAAGAAAAGAGGCAAATCCTTCCAATCAGGGATCAATTGATGATgactttttgtttgaaaatgaacaaagtaGCACCTGGAGCGATGAGCAGGGGGAACTAGGAGACGATGAGGATGAAAAAGACAGGTGGGAACAGGAACATGAGAGAATTGAGGCTTTCTACAGGTTTTATAATGACAGCGAAGAGGACGACGCGGTAGAAG AGAGACAAAcaaaagttcagttttgttcAAACCCCTTATCCCAAGTCATCCACTATGACAATGAAAG TAGTGACAGAGATTCAGACACCAGCTCTTCAAACAGAGATGAGGATTTTGACTCTGCAGGAGGATCAGAG gaACTGATAGAAACAGAAGACACGCTTCAAATAGAACCTGCATCTGATCCCCCGACCAATCAGCAGCAAGAAAGAGCAGCAGATGTTAGCAACACGCCCACCTGCACAGAACACCATGAG AGTCCCCAGTTCCTGAAGCTGCTTTTGAAGATGATTGTGGTAATGGTGATGGGCCTGCTGATGTTCTATCTGACCACAGACCGGGCGGACTGGTTCAGtcagtttttcttcctttag
- the LOC101163816 gene encoding glutamic acid-rich protein isoform X2 yields the protein MENLADFFTDAFSETSVPSFRDEDLDFESLSFDDQRWREETEDTTTGKALLQEAAAESGALLDEAIEDVSFMAGRVDEEKDGDEPPEVNLKGDTPERDCTSSDGDSDQEGSVSGEAEEVGSGTAEEPGELLMEACCSEKHLSADKEDKIFTEGRPLDLQHNEVEGDEDVGYFGGIPERGSEMTMMITMKEDEQEREADSSESEKVKEKHEESAPSEDERTSLTFPDISLQYLQDLIAEVDSEEECVEKIAEFSGEEHQEAGESFADYPSDFSSCEYAEGGRNDPEQKMNNEPFVGQNTNVEEVKTRAEDFDDEKEDEILYSIDLKIYENMMLSPDEGQPQLFLAASGGDDGDETEESGSSTPSDDDQKLTRTTEEPAETMSLHDPINTELTGNIQLYGEGIAVLSRWGASDDHHFTNNRDEITNLGLLKTDSMPFETLSSTEELDKKVIPPSYANHTPDDDLNTMSTSQNEERKEANPSNQGSIDDDFLFENEQSSTWSDEQGELGDDEDEKDRWEQEHERIEAFYRFYNDSEEDDAVEERQTKVQFCSNPLSQVIHYDNESDRDSDTSSSNRDEDFDSAGGSEELIETEDTLQIEPASDPPTNQQQERAADVSNTPTCTEHHESPQFLKLLLKMIVVMVMGLLMFYLTTDRADWFSQFFFL from the exons ATGGAAAATTTAGCAGATTTCTTCACAGATGCATTTTCAG AGACTTCTGTCCCATCGTTCCGCGATGAAGATCTGGACTTTGAGAGCCTAAGTTTTGATGATCAAAGATGGAGAGAAGAGACAGAAGACACGACGACAGGCAAAGCTTTGCTCCAGGAAGCAGCTGCTGAGAGCGGAGCTTTGTTAGACGAAGCGATAGAAGATGTTTCTTTTATGGCAGGAAGAGTTGACGAAGAGAAGGATGGCGATGAACCTCCTGAGGTGAATTTGAAAGGTGACACACCAGAGAGAGATTGCACAAGCTCGGATGGAGATTCGGACCAGGAAGGTTCCGtctctggagaagctgaagagGTTGGATCGGGGACAGCAGAGGAACCAGGGGAGTTGCTGATGGAAGCTTGCTGCAGTGAAAAGCACCTCAGCGCCGATAAAGAGGACAAGATCTTTACTGAGGGACGACCTTTAGACCTTCAACACAATGAGGTTGAAGGGGATGAGGATGTGGGCTATTTTGGTGGCATCCCTGAACGAGGCAGTGAGATGACGATGATGATAACGATGAAGGAGGATGAGCAAGAAAGAGAAGCGGACTCATCTGAGTCTGAGAaggtgaaagaaaaacatgaggAAAGCGCTCCGTCAGAGGATGAGAGAACAAGTTTGACGTTTCCAGACATATCGCTGCAATACCTGCAAGATCTCATTGCTGAAGTTGATAGTGAAGAAGAGTGCGTGGAGAAAATAGCTGAATTTTCTGGGGAGGAGCACCAGGAGGCAGGTGAGAGCTTTGCAGATTATCCCTCTGACTTTTCTTCCTGTGAATACGCAGAAGGAGGAAGAAATGACCCAGAGCAGAAGATGAACAATGAACCTTTTGTAGGGCAGAATACGAATGTTGAGGAAGTTAAGACCAGAGCTGAAGACTTTGATGATGAGAAGGAAGATGAAATTCTGTACAGCATAGATTTAAAGATATATGAAAATATGATGTTGAGCCCAGATGAGGGACAACCTCAGCTTTTTTTGGCAGCAAGTGGAGGTGATGATGGAGATGAGACTGAGGAAAGTGGTTCTTCCACACCCAGCGATGATGATCAGAAACTGACCAGAACCACAGAGGAGCCAGCAGAGACCATGAGCTTGCATGATCCCATAAACACCGAGCTCACAGGGAACATTCAGCTTTATGGGGAAGGAATTGCCGTGTTGTCCAGGTGGGGAGCCTCTGATGACCATCATTTCACAAATAACAGAGATGAAATCACAAATTTAGGCCTTTTGAAAACTGACAGCATGCCCTTTGAAACACTGTCGAGCACAGAAGAACTAGATAAGAAAGTAATACCACCGTCATATGCAAACCACACTCCAGATGACGACCTAAACACAATGTCCACGTCACAAAACGAGGAAAGAAAAGAGGCAAATCCTTCCAATCAGGGATCAATTGATGATgactttttgtttgaaaatgaacaaagtaGCACCTGGAGCGATGAGCAGGGGGAACTAGGAGACGATGAGGATGAAAAAGACAGGTGGGAACAGGAACATGAGAGAATTGAGGCTTTCTACAGGTTTTATAATGACAGCGAAGAGGACGACGCGGTAGAAG AGAGACAAAcaaaagttcagttttgttcAAACCCCTTATCCCAAGTCATCCACTATGACAATGAAAG TGACAGAGATTCAGACACCAGCTCTTCAAACAGAGATGAGGATTTTGACTCTGCAGGAGGATCAGAG gaACTGATAGAAACAGAAGACACGCTTCAAATAGAACCTGCATCTGATCCCCCGACCAATCAGCAGCAAGAAAGAGCAGCAGATGTTAGCAACACGCCCACCTGCACAGAACACCATGAG AGTCCCCAGTTCCTGAAGCTGCTTTTGAAGATGATTGTGGTAATGGTGATGGGCCTGCTGATGTTCTATCTGACCACAGACCGGGCGGACTGGTTCAGtcagtttttcttcctttag
- the LOC101163816 gene encoding uncharacterized protein LOC101163816 isoform X4: MENLADFFTDAFSETSVPSFRDEDLDFESLSFDDQRWREETEDTTTGKALLQEAAAESGALLDEAIEDVSFMAGRVDEEKDGDEPPEVNLKGDTPERDCTSSDGDSDQEGSVSGEAEEVGSGTAEEPGELLMEACCSEKHLSADKEDKIFTEGRPLDLQHNEVEGDEDVGYFGGIPERGSEMTMMITMKEDEQEREADSSESEKVKEKHEESAPSEDERTSLTFPDISLQYLQDLIAEVDSEEECVEKIAEFSGEEHQEAGESFADYPSDFSSCEYAEGGRNDPEQKMNNEPFVGQNTNVEEVKTRAEDFDDEKEDEILYSIDLKIYENMMLSPDEGQPQLFLAASGGDDGDETEESGSSTPSDDDQKLTRTTEEPAETMSLHDPINTELTGNIQLYGEGIAVLSSTWSDEQGELGDDEDEKDRWEQEHERIEAFYRFYNDSEEDDAVEERQTKVQFCSNPLSQVIHYDNESSDRDSDTSSSNRDEDFDSAGGSEELIETEDTLQIEPASDPPTNQQQERAADVSNTPTCTEHHESPQFLKLLLKMIVVMVMGLLMFYLTTDRADWFSQFFFL, translated from the exons ATGGAAAATTTAGCAGATTTCTTCACAGATGCATTTTCAG AGACTTCTGTCCCATCGTTCCGCGATGAAGATCTGGACTTTGAGAGCCTAAGTTTTGATGATCAAAGATGGAGAGAAGAGACAGAAGACACGACGACAGGCAAAGCTTTGCTCCAGGAAGCAGCTGCTGAGAGCGGAGCTTTGTTAGACGAAGCGATAGAAGATGTTTCTTTTATGGCAGGAAGAGTTGACGAAGAGAAGGATGGCGATGAACCTCCTGAGGTGAATTTGAAAGGTGACACACCAGAGAGAGATTGCACAAGCTCGGATGGAGATTCGGACCAGGAAGGTTCCGtctctggagaagctgaagagGTTGGATCGGGGACAGCAGAGGAACCAGGGGAGTTGCTGATGGAAGCTTGCTGCAGTGAAAAGCACCTCAGCGCCGATAAAGAGGACAAGATCTTTACTGAGGGACGACCTTTAGACCTTCAACACAATGAGGTTGAAGGGGATGAGGATGTGGGCTATTTTGGTGGCATCCCTGAACGAGGCAGTGAGATGACGATGATGATAACGATGAAGGAGGATGAGCAAGAAAGAGAAGCGGACTCATCTGAGTCTGAGAaggtgaaagaaaaacatgaggAAAGCGCTCCGTCAGAGGATGAGAGAACAAGTTTGACGTTTCCAGACATATCGCTGCAATACCTGCAAGATCTCATTGCTGAAGTTGATAGTGAAGAAGAGTGCGTGGAGAAAATAGCTGAATTTTCTGGGGAGGAGCACCAGGAGGCAGGTGAGAGCTTTGCAGATTATCCCTCTGACTTTTCTTCCTGTGAATACGCAGAAGGAGGAAGAAATGACCCAGAGCAGAAGATGAACAATGAACCTTTTGTAGGGCAGAATACGAATGTTGAGGAAGTTAAGACCAGAGCTGAAGACTTTGATGATGAGAAGGAAGATGAAATTCTGTACAGCATAGATTTAAAGATATATGAAAATATGATGTTGAGCCCAGATGAGGGACAACCTCAGCTTTTTTTGGCAGCAAGTGGAGGTGATGATGGAGATGAGACTGAGGAAAGTGGTTCTTCCACACCCAGCGATGATGATCAGAAACTGACCAGAACCACAGAGGAGCCAGCAGAGACCATGAGCTTGCATGATCCCATAAACACCGAGCTCACAGGGAACATTCAGCTTTATGGGGAAGGAATTGCCGTGTTGTCCAG CACCTGGAGCGATGAGCAGGGGGAACTAGGAGACGATGAGGATGAAAAAGACAGGTGGGAACAGGAACATGAGAGAATTGAGGCTTTCTACAGGTTTTATAATGACAGCGAAGAGGACGACGCGGTAGAAG AGAGACAAAcaaaagttcagttttgttcAAACCCCTTATCCCAAGTCATCCACTATGACAATGAAAG TAGTGACAGAGATTCAGACACCAGCTCTTCAAACAGAGATGAGGATTTTGACTCTGCAGGAGGATCAGAG gaACTGATAGAAACAGAAGACACGCTTCAAATAGAACCTGCATCTGATCCCCCGACCAATCAGCAGCAAGAAAGAGCAGCAGATGTTAGCAACACGCCCACCTGCACAGAACACCATGAG AGTCCCCAGTTCCTGAAGCTGCTTTTGAAGATGATTGTGGTAATGGTGATGGGCCTGCTGATGTTCTATCTGACCACAGACCGGGCGGACTGGTTCAGtcagtttttcttcctttag